Proteins from a genomic interval of Flammeovirgaceae bacterium SG7u.111:
- a CDS encoding RNA polymerase sigma-70 factor produces the protein MVKGLQKGDVSAFEHLYDLYRDKLYGFSLKLLASEELSKDVVQETFIKLWENRQKIDETKSLSSYLFTISKNLIKDHQNSYSKAYELSSSLPSNDSSFSVEVLDDLNFNEIKKMEAKVVNDLTPQQKEVYILSRHKHLSHQEIADNMGISVNSVKTHLRLALKTLRVHISPITDFLLIIITILITH, from the coding sequence TTGGTTAAAGGGTTGCAGAAGGGAGATGTCTCTGCATTTGAACATTTATATGACTTATATAGAGATAAACTATACGGATTTTCATTGAAACTACTCGCATCCGAAGAGTTGAGCAAGGATGTAGTTCAAGAAACATTTATAAAACTTTGGGAGAACCGCCAGAAAATAGATGAAACAAAATCTTTAAGTTCTTATCTGTTTACCATCTCCAAAAACTTGATCAAAGATCATCAAAACAGCTATAGTAAAGCTTATGAATTATCTTCGAGCTTGCCTAGCAATGATTCTTCTTTCTCTGTTGAGGTGCTGGATGATTTGAATTTCAATGAAATAAAAAAGATGGAGGCAAAGGTTGTCAATGACCTGACTCCCCAGCAGAAAGAAGTCTATATATTAAGTCGTCACAAGCACCTTTCGCACCAAGAAATTGCTGACAATATGGGGATTTCTGTGAATTCAGTAAAGACTCATCTCCGTTTGGCTCTAAAAACATTGAGGGTACACATTTCACCTATCACCGATTTCCTTCTTATAATTATCACAATATTAATTACACATTAA